In a single window of the Zea mays cultivar B73 chromosome 5, Zm-B73-REFERENCE-NAM-5.0, whole genome shotgun sequence genome:
- the LOC103625961 gene encoding protein FAF-like, chloroplastic: MLAIATKLVLCNNSSSETLAPESGLTTSQSQDHTTSIPRPRALPNCGLLLAVQQCVCSACYSDLRGQARLPLHTFLKAAKMSVAVYRGPAAVPAFEAPCWLRPAEPYKQPEAVVDDRPAQVDIWNAIQADVDRASAGAKKASKPYVHRSRSLMSQKSLEVCTESLGNETGSGDFTSSLDMAFLFDSPLPAGAAAEEESFWQHDGSRRCEEEQWESEDLAAVNYHCSAGTRPLNRRSFPPPLPSMSRRDGPCLQMRPRRQDGRLVVEAVAVRPRGYLHAKRQGGRLRLSFVECSARAQSAASRITAAAAEAPYFPAVEPKNAQEEEAAVEVVDDDDEEVMEEEEEEVEVLDRGTVVEVKVSTQPQAPTAGKVHRSRLVINKFVGSTPLSVDQPRCDDGARQPEANTRDDETTAAAQPSRPTMRRVPSSTTTLAAAVAAASTGTDVPPAPEDDDECGGLHLPAPAAAETKQLLLLSFTSRRGDKQDLLQSVRRCRQLRQKKLFILEPYCIATS; encoded by the exons ATGCTTGCAATTGCAACAAAGCTTGTGTTGTGCAACAACAGCAGCTCAGAGACACTAGCTCCAGAGTCAGGACTAACTACTAGCCAAAGCCAAGATCACACAACTTCCATTCCAAGACCAAGAGCGCTTCCAAATTGCGGGCTTCTCCTCGCGGTGCAACAGTGTGTATGCTCTGCCTGCTATTCTGATCTTAG GGGGCAAGCGCGACTGCCACTTCACACCTTCCTCAAGGCGGCGAAGATGTCGGTGGCCGTGTACCGTGGCCCAGCTGCTGTTCCGGCGTTCGAGGCGCCCTGCTGGCTGCGCCCTGCTGAGCCGTACAAGCAGCCGGAGGCCGTCGTCGACGACCGGCCTGCGCAGGTGGACATATGGAACGCCATCCAGGCCGACGTGGACAGGGCGTCCGCCGGCGCTAAGAAGGCGTCGAAGCCGTACGTGCACCGGTCGCGGAGCCTGATGAGCCAGAAGAGCCTCGAGGTCTGCACAGAGAGCCTGGGCAACGAGACCGGCTCTGGCGACTTCACGTCGTCCCTGGACATGGCCTTCCTGTTCGACTCGCCGCTGCCGGCGGGTGCTGCCGCAGAGGAGGAGTCCTTCTGGCAGCACGACGGGTCTCGCCGCTGCGAGGAGGAGCAGTGGGAAAGCGAGGACCTCGCGGCGGTGAACTACCACTGCTCGGCCGGGACGCGGCCGCTGAACCGCCGCTCGTTCCCGCCGCCGCTGCCGTCCATGTCGCGCCGCGACGGGCCGTGCCTGCAGATGCGCCCACGCCGCCAGGACGGGCGCCTCGTGGTCGAGGCCGTGGCGGTGAGGCCGCGCGGCTACCTCCACGCGAAGCGCCAGGGCGGGCGCCTCCGCCTCTCCTTCGTCGAGTGCTCTGCTCGCGCCCAGAGCGCGGCGAGCAGGATCACCGCGGCGGCAGCTGAGGCGCCGTATTTCCCCGCCGTGGAGCCCAAGAACGCGCAAGAGGAAGAGGCGGCCGTGGAAGtggtggacgacgacgacgaggaggtgatggaggaggaggaggaggaggtggaggtgcTGGACAGGGGCACCGTCGTTGAGGTCAAGGTGAGCACGCAGCCGCAGGCGCCCACCGCGGGCAAGGTGCACCGCTCGAGGCTCGTGATCAACAAGTTCGTCGGCAGCACGCCGCTGTCCGTGGACCAGCCCCGGTGCGATGACGGCGCGAGACAGCCCGAGGCGAACACCCGCGACGACGAGACGACGGCGGCGGCACAGCCGTCACGCCCGACCATGCGACGGGTGCCGTCGTCTACGACGACGCTGGCGGCCGCGGTCGCCGCAGCCTCGACAGGGACCGACGTCCCGCCGGCTCCGGAGGACGACGACGAGTGCGGCGGGCTGCACCTTCCCGCCCCGGCCGCGGCCGAGACCAAACAGCTTCTGCTGCTGTCGTTCACGTCGCGGAGGGGGGACAAGCAGGACCTGCTGCAGAGCGTGCGGCGGTGCCGGCAGCTGCGGCAGAAGAAGCTCTTCATCCTGGAGCCCTACTGCATTGCCACCTCCTGA
- the LOC100216938 gene encoding Phosphatidylinositol 4-phosphate 5-kinase 1 gives MIAAGSAGGEDTAEGAVVEKTLLNGDVYRGGFSAGSPHGKGKYVWADGCMYEGEWRRGKASGKGRFSWPSGATFEGEFRSGRIEGQGVFVGPDGATYRGAWVADRRHGVGAKSYANGDYYEGQWRRNFQDGHGRYVWANGNQYVGEWRAGVLSGRGVLIWANGSRYDGVWENGVPRGTGVFTWPDGSRYVGSWPGTCVDLPAISGTFFAPVGAGAPAAVRKRSSVEGVGEKATPRICIWESEGEAGDITCDIVDALEASMLYKEAAAVAGGATYTRKLPQRNTRRAASGVPRWASSAATTPESKRPGQTISKGHKNYELMLQLQLGIRHSVGKSSAVPMRALQPGDFDPGEKFWTRFPPEGSKVTLPHSSGEFRWKDYCPMVFRHLRKLFAVDTADYMLAICGNDALRELSSPGKSGSFFYLTQDDRFMIKTVKKSEVKLLIRMLNSYYNHFNRYKNSLITRFYGVHCVKPLNGQKVRFIVMGNLFCSEYQIHRRFDLKGSSYGRTADKFEDEIDETTTLKDLDLNFVFRLQRSWYTDLHEQLGRDCDFLESEGIMDYSFLVGVHFCDDISASKMGSSTFTASPKLLTKSESFQGGGTPELCFSDDDFDMVPDCHRKPLIRLGAHMPARAEQASRRSEFDPLLLTGGGFLFPNQTGEVHDVILFFGIIDILQDYSLRKRAEHAYKSLQTDPNSISAVDPKLYSKRFQDFIGRIFVEDG, from the exons ATGATCGCCGCCGGCAGTGCTGGCGGCGAGGATACGGCGGAGGGGGCGGTGGTGGAGAAGACGCTGCTCAACGGGGACGTCTACCGCGGCGGGTTCTCCGCTGGATCTCCGCACGGGAAGGGCAAGTACGTCTGGGCTGACGGCTGCATGTACGAGGGGGAGTGGCGGCGGGGCAAGGCGTCCGGGAAGGGCCGCTTCTCGTGGCCTTCGGGCGCCACATTCGAGGGGGAGTTCCGCAGCGGCCGGATCGAGGGGCAGGGCGTGTTCGTCGGCCCCGACGGCGCCACCTACCGCGGCGCGTGGGTGGCGGACCGACGCCACGGCGTGGGCGCCAAGAGCTACGCCAACGGGGACTACTACGAGGGCCAGTGGCGGCGCAACTTCCAGGACGGCCACGGACGGTACGTCTGGGCCAACGGCAACCAGTACGTCGGGGAGTGGCGCGCCGGGGTGCTCTCGGGCCGCGGCGTGCTCATCTGGGCCAATGGCAGCCGCTACGACGGGGTCTGGGAGAATGGCGTGCCCAGGGGGACTGGGGTCTTCACGTGGCCCGACGGCAGCCGGTACGTCGGCTCCTGGCCTGGGACCTGCGTCGACCTGCCGGCTATAAGCGGCACGTTCTTCGCGCCGGTGGGCGCTGGGGCTCCTGCTGCTGTGAGGAAGAGATCCTCCGTGGAGGGTGTGGGGGAGAAGGCGACCCCGCGGATCTGCATCTGGGAGTCGGAGGGCGAGGCTGGAGACATTACTTGCGACATCGTTGACGCGCTCGAGGCGTCCATGCTCTACAAGGAGGCCGCGGCTGTTGCGGGAGGGGCAACGTACACGCGGAAACTGCCCCAGAGGAATACCCGGCGAGCAGCCAGCGGAGTCCCACGCTGGGCGTCGTCGGCGGCCACCACGCCTGAGAGTAAGCGACCCGGGCAGACCATCTCCAAGGGACACAAGAATTACGAGCTCATGCTGCAGCTGCAATTGGGCATCAG GCATTCCGTGGGAAAGTCTTCGGCCGTGCCGATGCGAGCACTGCAACCGGGCGATTTTGACCCAGGGGAGAAGTTCTGGACACGGTTCCCACCAGAGGGTTCGAAGGTTACGCTACCACATTCATCTGGAGAGTTCCGATGGAAGGACTACTGCCCCATGGTGTTCAG GCATTTGAGGAAGTTGTTTGCTGTTGATACAGCGGATTACATGCTTGCGATCTGTGGCAATGATGCTCTGAGGGAGCTGTCTTCACCCGGCAAAAGTGGGAGCTTCTTTTACCTTACCCAAGATGACCGATTCATGATTAAGACAGTGAAGAAATCAGAAGTCAAG CTGCTAATTCGAATGTTAAATAGCTACTACAACCATTTCAATCGATACAAGAACTCATTAATCACGAGGTTCTATGGTGTACACTGTGTGAAGCCCCTTAATGGACAAAAG GTCCGATTTATTGTCATGGGTAATCTGTTCTGTTCAGAATACCAGATACATCGCCGTTTTGATTTGAAAGGTTCATCCTATGGACGAACAGCAGACAAGTTTGAAGATGAAATTGATGAGACAACTACACTCAAGGATTTGGACCTCAATTTTGTCTTCCGGTTGCAGCGATCTTGGTACACCGATCTCCATGA ACAATTGGGACGAGACTGTGATTTTTTGGAATCAGAAGGGATTATGGATTACAGTTTCTTGGTAGGAGTTCACTTTTGTGATGACATCTCTGCCTCAAAGATGGGATCCTCTACTTTTACTGCCTCTCCAA AGCTTTTAACAAAGAGTGAGTCATTTCAAGGTGGTGGCACGCCAGAGCTTTGCTTCTCGGATGATGATTTTGATATGGTACCTGATTGCCACCG gaaACCTCTGATTAGACTTGGTGCACACATGCCAGCCCGGGCAGAGCAAGCATCCAGGAGGAGTGAATTCGACCCGCTTCTCCTAACAGGTGGAGGATTCCTGTTCCCAAACCAGACCGGCGAAGTGCATGATGTGATTTTATTCTTTGGGATAATTGACATCCTCCAGGATTACAGCTTAAGAAAGCGGGCCGAGCATGCTTACAAGTCATTACAGACAGATCCCAACTCGATCTCTGCCGTGGACCCGAAGCTCTACTCGAAGAGGTTCCAAGACTTCATCGGCAGAATTTTTGTGGAAGATGGCTAA